A window from Neoarius graeffei isolate fNeoGra1 chromosome 14, fNeoGra1.pri, whole genome shotgun sequence encodes these proteins:
- the cd79b gene encoding B-cell antigen receptor complex-associated protein beta chain isoform X1, producing MKVQLNEIMNYMLFSCFLLLMVNLSVAADFQVQQKPRFYGVKVGTQVLFKCSASDPTLGEAVMTWHKIEKYEEDKVYNGQMHQIENDRASKLSGQMRGHLRIINVQVKDSGIYYCKMNQTWGPGTQLQVFRYHKREVVEWRNDMKDIIILLQGFLLMACIIIPLIWYYRLQQKEEAVYEEPEHDHTYEGLEIGHSADLYEDLTAFVQNPDTDASWEIESPEQE from the exons ATGAAAGTCCAACTCAATGAGATCATGAACTACATGCTTTTCAGTTGTTTTCTGCTGTTGATGGTAAACCTCTCAG TCGCAGCTGATTTTCAAGTTCAGCAGAAGCCCAGGTTTTATGGCGTCAAAGTGGGAACGCAAGTGTTATTTAAATGTTCTGCTTCTGATCCCACCCTTGGTGAGGCAGTGATGACGTGGCACAAGATTGAAAAATATGAAGAGGACAAAGTGTATAATGGTCAAATGCATCAAATTGAGAATGACAGAGCATCTAAGCTTTCAGGTCAAATGAGGGGTCACTTAAGGATCATCAATGTACAGGTCAAAGACAGCGGAATTTACTACTGCAAGATGAACCAGACTTGGGGACCTGGAACACAGCTACAAGTATTCA GATATCACAAACGAGAAGTGGTTGAATGGAGGAATGACATGAAAGACATAATCATTTTGCTTCAGGGTTTCCTCCTCATGGCGTGTATAATCATTCCCTTGATCTGGTATTACAGACTG cAGCAAAAAGAGGAAGCTGTATATGAAGAGCCTGAGCATGATCATACATATGAG GGTTTGGAGATCGGGCACTCTGCAGACCTCTATGAAGACCTAACTGCATTTGTTCAAAACCCAGATACAGATGCATCCTGGGAAATTGAATCTCCAGAGCAAGAGTGA
- the cd79b gene encoding B-cell antigen receptor complex-associated protein beta chain isoform X2 has product MKVQLNEIMNYMLFSCFLLLMVNLSVAADFQVQQKPRFYGVKVGTQVLFKCSASDPTLGEAVMTWHKIEKYEEDKVYNGQMHQIENDRASKLSGQMRGHLRIINVQVKDSGIYYCKMNQTWGPGTQLQVFRYHKREVVEWRNDMKDIIILLQGFLLMACIIIPLIWYYRLQKEEAVYEEPEHDHTYEGLEIGHSADLYEDLTAFVQNPDTDASWEIESPEQE; this is encoded by the exons ATGAAAGTCCAACTCAATGAGATCATGAACTACATGCTTTTCAGTTGTTTTCTGCTGTTGATGGTAAACCTCTCAG TCGCAGCTGATTTTCAAGTTCAGCAGAAGCCCAGGTTTTATGGCGTCAAAGTGGGAACGCAAGTGTTATTTAAATGTTCTGCTTCTGATCCCACCCTTGGTGAGGCAGTGATGACGTGGCACAAGATTGAAAAATATGAAGAGGACAAAGTGTATAATGGTCAAATGCATCAAATTGAGAATGACAGAGCATCTAAGCTTTCAGGTCAAATGAGGGGTCACTTAAGGATCATCAATGTACAGGTCAAAGACAGCGGAATTTACTACTGCAAGATGAACCAGACTTGGGGACCTGGAACACAGCTACAAGTATTCA GATATCACAAACGAGAAGTGGTTGAATGGAGGAATGACATGAAAGACATAATCATTTTGCTTCAGGGTTTCCTCCTCATGGCGTGTATAATCATTCCCTTGATCTGGTATTACAGACTG CAAAAAGAGGAAGCTGTATATGAAGAGCCTGAGCATGATCATACATATGAG GGTTTGGAGATCGGGCACTCTGCAGACCTCTATGAAGACCTAACTGCATTTGTTCAAAACCCAGATACAGATGCATCCTGGGAAATTGAATCTCCAGAGCAAGAGTGA